A single genomic interval of Dromiciops gliroides isolate mDroGli1 chromosome 1, mDroGli1.pri, whole genome shotgun sequence harbors:
- the PPP1R3G gene encoding protein phosphatase 1 regulatory subunit 3G: protein METQAPQILSLEPSGSMPYGDPQLAEESPDPETLRVGGSGGERRHNCPDAPARSPPPLPRDSPQLSEKDASLLEQELLDTRRCCRARSLSLPPGPILEAAKLLQQQQQQQQRLQPQPRDPSAEWGATDREEELLSPGACCTKCKKRVQFADSLGLSLASVKHFSAAEEPQVPPAVFSRLKSFPMRERDLEQIGDLLAAAFSPLLSEGSRPTPAPTPALPRLQPLFQLPGPGGAASERLHLQRVCLEQVDCGASPAGEVKGSGRVLRCAGPREVTVRYTFTEWRSFLDVPATLQPGQPEQLEAQGQEENAELARLDLGTRRSEEGAGEACKPDADRFHFSLYLPPGLIGEEEEQQQQQSFAVHFAVCYRCAQGEFWDNNAGANYTLSYSPSRCQLPHPAQVPPEDSLGSPH from the coding sequence ATGGAGACCCAGGCTCCCCAGATCCTGAGTTTGGAGCCTTCGGGGTCGATGCCCTACGGAGACCCACAGCTAGCGGAGGAGAGCCCCGATCCAGAGACCCTAAGGGTAGGAGGGAGTGGCGGCGAGAGGCGCCACAACTGCCCGGACGCCCCGGCTCGGAGCCCTCCCCCTCTGCCTAGGGACAGCCCCCAGCTCTCCGAAAAAGATGCCAGCCTCTTGGAGCAGGAGCTGCTGGATACCCGCCGCTGCTGCCGCGCCCGCTCCTTATCCCTGCCTCCGGGCCCCATCCTAGAAGCAGCCAAGTTactgcagcagcagcaacagcaacagcagagGCTGCAGCCTCAGCCCCGGGATCCCAGTGCCGAGTGGGGCGCGACGGACAGAGAGGAGGAGCTGCTGAGCCCGGGCGCCTGTTGCACCAAGTGCAAGAAGCGGGTGCAGTTCGCCGATTCTCTGGGGCTCAGCCTGGCCAGCGTGAAGCACTTCAGCGCGGCCGAGGAGCCGCAGGTGCCCCCAGCTGTGTTCTCCCGCCTCAAGAGCTTTCCCATGCGGGAGCGGGACCTGGAGCAGATTGGGGACCTGCTGGCCGCGGCCTTCTCCCCGCTCCTGTCGGAGGGGAGCCGCCCCACTCCGGCCCCAACCCCGGCGCTGCCCCGCCTGCAGCCTCTCTTCCAGCTGCCGGGCCCCGGCGGAGCTGCCTCGGAGCGCCTTCATCTGCAGCGAGTGTGCCTGGAGCAGGTAGACTGCGGTGCGTCTCCCGCCGGCGAGGTGAAAGGCTCCGGCCGGGTGTTACGCTGCGCCGGGCCCCGGGAAGTGACCGTGCGCTACACCTTCACCGAATGGCGCTCCTTCTTGGACGTGCCCGCTACGCTGCAACCCGGCCAGCCCGAACAGCTAGAAGCGCAGGGACAAGAGGAGAACGCCGAGCTGGCCCGCCTAGACCTAGGCACCCGGAGATCTGAGGAGGGGGCTGGGGAAGCCTGCAAGCCGGACGCGGACCGCTTTCACTTTTCCCTGTATTTGCCTCCGGGACTgataggggaggaggaggagcagcagcagcagcagagctTCGCTGTCCACTTCGCGGTCTGTTACCGCTGCGCGCAGGGAGAGTTCTGGGACAACAACGCCGGGGCCAACTACACCCTGAGCTATTCTCCCAGCCGCTGCCAGCTGCCACATCCCGCGCAGGTGCCTCCCGAGGACAGCCTTGGGAGCCCTCACTGA